In Salinisphaera sp. LB1, one genomic interval encodes:
- a CDS encoding SDR family oxidoreductase: MAEELAGKVAAVTGAGSGIGRASAQAMLAAGARVVLVDRDEAATNAIREQYGENAIPLTIDLLDPQDCATLLPKILEAAGGLDIFHANAGSYIGGDLVDADNAAIDRMISLNVSTVMKNVHDVLPHMIEQGAGDILVTSSVAGHYPVPWESVYSASKWAITSFVQTVRRQANKHGVRVGSVSPGPVNSALLADWPEENLRKAVESGSIMEPAEIAEALMFMLTRPRNVTVRDVVILPTNFDI, from the coding sequence ATGGCGGAGGAACTGGCGGGCAAAGTGGCGGCGGTCACCGGGGCCGGCTCGGGGATTGGGCGGGCCAGTGCACAAGCCATGCTTGCCGCAGGGGCGCGTGTGGTACTCGTCGATCGCGATGAAGCCGCAACGAACGCGATACGTGAGCAGTACGGTGAGAATGCGATCCCACTGACCATTGACCTGCTCGATCCGCAGGATTGCGCGACGCTGCTGCCGAAGATCCTCGAGGCTGCGGGTGGGCTCGATATCTTCCACGCTAACGCGGGCTCCTATATTGGCGGCGACCTGGTTGACGCGGATAACGCCGCCATCGATCGGATGATCAGTCTGAATGTCTCCACTGTTATGAAGAATGTGCATGACGTGCTCCCGCACATGATCGAGCAGGGGGCGGGCGATATTCTGGTCACCAGTTCGGTTGCCGGGCACTATCCCGTGCCCTGGGAGTCTGTTTATTCCGCGTCGAAGTGGGCTATAACCAGCTTTGTTCAGACCGTGAGACGCCAGGCGAACAAGCACGGTGTGCGTGTCGGATCGGTCTCGCCGGGCCCGGTGAACAGTGCGCTGCTTGCCGACTGGCCCGAGGAGAATCTACGCAAGGCCGTGGAATCCGGCAGTATCATGGAGCCGGCCGAGATCGCGGAGGCCCTGATGTTCATGCTCACCCGCCCCCGTAATGTCACCGTTAGAGACGTGGTGATCCTGCCAACGAACTTCGACATCTAA